A region from the Mycobacterium heidelbergense genome encodes:
- a CDS encoding FAD-binding protein yields the protein MTTRWDRSVDLLIAGSGGGGMVAGLATLDCGLEPLIVEKQALVGGSTGLSGGIVWMPNNPLMRAEGVADSHEDGLAYLADVVGDIGAPSSPARREAFLTAGYEMINFLVRKGVRLIRCDGWSDYYPNRKGGNAFGRAVEGIPYDAAELGGWSDKVQPPLAKNYGFVVLTNELRSVQYYNRSPRAFAVATRVFLRTAAARLRRRRILTNGASLIAQMLKALIELADGQPPLWTNAALDDLIVEDGRVVGARVIRDGTPLNVEARRGVLLAAGGFGHNAEMRRRYSGDQPNEARWSIANAGDTGEVLQAAMRLGAKTDLLDEAWWLPSVFIANGGAAAASLGSGRQRPGAIYVDSTGRRFCNESNSYVEVGKAMYANKAVPCWMIFDDGYVRRYVAGTNPFKRRLPSGLIENGAVKRGDTLADLAHQIDLPADELARTIQRFNRFAAKGQDPDFGRGQSAYNDCLGDPGHRPNAAVGPLDRAPYYATRVFPADVGTCGGVITNEHAQVLDEQDLVIEGLYATGNTTATVMGRTYPGAGASIAGSMVFGYVAARHAAGRSR from the coding sequence GCTGGCGACGCTCGACTGCGGGCTGGAGCCGCTGATCGTCGAAAAGCAGGCGCTGGTCGGCGGGTCGACGGGGCTTTCGGGCGGCATCGTCTGGATGCCGAACAACCCGTTGATGCGGGCCGAGGGCGTCGCGGACTCGCACGAAGACGGCCTGGCCTACCTCGCCGACGTGGTCGGCGACATCGGCGCGCCCTCGTCGCCGGCGCGCCGCGAGGCGTTCCTCACCGCGGGTTACGAGATGATCAACTTCCTTGTCCGCAAGGGCGTTCGGCTGATCCGGTGTGACGGCTGGAGCGACTACTACCCCAATCGCAAGGGCGGCAACGCATTCGGCCGCGCGGTCGAGGGAATTCCCTACGACGCCGCGGAGCTGGGTGGCTGGAGCGACAAAGTTCAGCCGCCGCTGGCCAAGAACTACGGGTTCGTGGTGCTGACCAACGAGTTGCGCTCGGTCCAGTACTACAACCGTTCGCCGCGGGCGTTCGCGGTGGCGACAAGGGTGTTCCTGCGCACCGCGGCGGCGCGCCTCCGCCGGCGCCGGATCCTCACCAACGGCGCTTCACTCATCGCCCAAATGCTCAAGGCGCTGATCGAGCTCGCCGATGGTCAGCCTCCGCTGTGGACGAACGCCGCGCTGGACGACCTCATCGTCGAGGACGGCCGGGTCGTCGGCGCGCGTGTCATCCGCGACGGCACACCGTTGAACGTCGAGGCGCGAAGGGGGGTCCTGCTGGCCGCGGGCGGCTTTGGCCACAACGCCGAGATGCGCCGCCGGTACAGCGGCGACCAACCCAACGAGGCGCGGTGGTCGATCGCCAACGCCGGGGACACCGGCGAGGTGCTGCAGGCCGCGATGCGGCTGGGCGCTAAGACCGATCTGCTCGACGAAGCCTGGTGGTTGCCTTCCGTTTTCATCGCCAACGGCGGCGCGGCCGCCGCGTCGCTCGGCTCGGGACGGCAGCGGCCCGGCGCCATCTACGTCGACTCAACCGGACGGCGATTCTGCAACGAGTCGAACTCGTACGTCGAGGTCGGCAAGGCGATGTACGCCAACAAGGCGGTGCCCTGCTGGATGATCTTCGACGACGGGTACGTGCGCCGATACGTGGCGGGCACCAACCCGTTCAAGCGGCGCCTGCCGTCCGGGCTGATCGAAAACGGTGCCGTCAAACGCGGCGACACCCTCGCCGACCTCGCCCACCAGATCGACCTTCCCGCAGACGAGTTGGCGCGGACGATCCAGCGGTTCAACCGGTTCGCCGCCAAGGGCCAGGATCCCGACTTCGGGCGCGGCCAGTCGGCCTACAACGACTGCCTCGGCGATCCGGGGCATCGGCCCAACGCCGCCGTCGGCCCGCTCGACCGCGCTCCGTACTACGCGACGAGGGTTTTCCCGGCGGACGTCGGGACGTGCGGGGGCGTGATCACCAACGAGCACGCGCAGGTGCTGGACGAGCAGGACCTGGTGATCGAGGGCCTGTACGCCACCGGCAACACCACCGCGACGGTGATGGGCCGAACGTATCCGGGTGCCGGCGCGAGCATCGCCGGCTCGATGGTGTTCGGCTACGTCGCGGCGCGGCACGCCGCCGGGCGCAGTCGCTAG